The Zobellia alginiliquefaciens genome contains a region encoding:
- a CDS encoding bifunctional folylpolyglutamate synthase/dihydrofolate synthase, whose product MTYQETLDWMFAQLPMYQQKGKVAFNAKLNGIKNFTAHLHNPETKFKSIHVAGTNGKGSSSHMLASILQEAGYKVGLYTSPHLKDFRERIRINGECVPENFVIEFIAENQSFFENNHLSFFEMTVGMAFDYFAKEKVDIAVVEVGLGGRLDSTNIIMPEVSLITNIGLDHTDMLGDTLPKIAFEKAGIIKEGVTVVVSEYQPETAETFENVARSRSTKLIYAEKEIDEVYETSLLGEYQKKNIKGVLAVVRQLKDFNITQEQIRSGLLNVVQNTGLMGRWQQLQENPKVICDTAHNKEGLSIVINQVSQQKFKKLIFVLGFVKGKDLNTILPLFPKDAKYLFSSPQISRGLEVNELVDRAEEFGLTGKSFSTVKAAYHAALAEAGPQDFIFVGGSTFTVSEVI is encoded by the coding sequence GTGACCTATCAGGAAACCTTAGATTGGATGTTTGCACAGCTTCCAATGTATCAGCAAAAAGGTAAAGTTGCTTTTAATGCCAAGCTTAATGGCATTAAAAATTTTACTGCCCACCTTCATAATCCAGAAACGAAGTTTAAAAGTATTCATGTTGCTGGAACCAACGGAAAAGGTTCTAGTAGTCATATGTTGGCATCTATTCTTCAAGAGGCCGGTTATAAGGTCGGTTTGTATACTTCACCCCATTTAAAGGATTTTAGAGAGCGTATTCGCATTAATGGTGAATGTGTCCCTGAAAATTTTGTAATTGAATTTATAGCCGAAAATCAATCTTTTTTTGAAAATAACCATTTGTCTTTTTTTGAAATGACCGTGGGGATGGCCTTTGATTACTTTGCTAAAGAGAAAGTAGATATTGCCGTGGTTGAAGTTGGTTTAGGGGGAAGGCTGGATTCCACCAATATTATCATGCCCGAAGTAAGTCTTATTACCAATATAGGATTAGATCATACGGATATGCTAGGCGATACTTTGCCTAAAATAGCTTTTGAGAAAGCTGGAATAATTAAAGAAGGTGTTACGGTAGTTGTTAGTGAGTATCAGCCAGAGACTGCTGAAACTTTTGAAAATGTTGCTCGGTCAAGAAGTACTAAACTAATTTATGCTGAAAAGGAAATTGATGAGGTTTATGAAACCTCCCTTTTGGGTGAGTACCAAAAAAAGAATATTAAAGGAGTCTTAGCTGTTGTGAGACAGCTTAAAGATTTTAATATAACTCAGGAGCAAATACGTTCAGGACTTCTAAATGTGGTCCAAAACACGGGCTTAATGGGTAGGTGGCAGCAACTACAGGAAAATCCAAAAGTAATTTGTGATACGGCACATAATAAAGAAGGACTGTCAATTGTGATAAATCAGGTGTCTCAACAAAAATTCAAAAAATTAATTTTTGTTCTTGGTTTTGTAAAAGGGAAAGACCTAAATACCATACTGCCCTTGTTTCCTAAAGATGCGAAATATTTATTTTCCTCACCTCAAATTTCCCGTGGACTAGAGGTTAATGAATTGGTAGACAGGGCAGAGGAATTTGGTTTAACGGGCAAAAGTTTTTCCACGGTTAAGGCTGCATATCATGCCGCTTTAGCGGAGGCCGGACCGCAAGATTTTATCTTTGTTGGTGGTAGTACGTTCACTGTTTCAGAAGTAATTTAA
- a CDS encoding c-type cytochrome domain-containing protein, which produces MIALEFSTFLGRFHPLFVHLPIGFLFLAIVLEWYESFRKTEVKSKLIPIAWLLGAVSAAGAAVTGWFLGETGLYEEEHLFSHRWLGVALVVVAFIGWYLKSKPKAFPVKLHHGFNILLLAMLFIEGHKGGNLTHGETYLTEYAPAPIQKLIGGGEEKDALPKFATPDSVKVYADLVAPIFEAKCIGCHNDEIKRGGLNMSHPDSLRMGGDTENIVAAGNTEGSELFKRITLPPKNIKFMPPTNNALTYDEIKTVEWWIEQGAPFEGSLASLKVTENIKPILLRRYGIDTNPKPWYETVQLQKLDSTKLSILAQTGFQVKTLGPDNSLLDIKYSGSDLTKEKLSELEKVKEYVTWLSLANSNVSDEWLSSVSQFTNLTRLELEKTEISDKGVAHLSGLEHLEALNLYGTKVTDACLPHIEKINSLKRVYLWQTGVSPQTAKSTQENNEKLKIVIGKG; this is translated from the coding sequence ATGATAGCATTAGAATTCTCAACATTTTTAGGCCGTTTTCACCCCCTTTTTGTACACCTGCCAATAGGCTTTCTATTCCTAGCTATTGTTTTGGAATGGTATGAAAGCTTTAGAAAAACTGAAGTTAAAAGTAAATTAATTCCAATAGCATGGTTACTGGGAGCAGTAAGTGCTGCTGGGGCAGCCGTTACCGGCTGGTTTTTAGGAGAAACAGGACTATATGAAGAAGAACATCTATTTTCCCACAGATGGCTTGGAGTAGCTCTTGTTGTAGTTGCTTTTATAGGGTGGTATTTAAAGAGTAAACCCAAAGCTTTCCCGGTTAAATTGCACCATGGTTTTAACATACTTCTCCTGGCCATGCTTTTTATTGAAGGTCATAAAGGAGGAAATTTGACGCACGGCGAAACCTATTTAACGGAATACGCTCCCGCACCCATTCAGAAACTTATAGGAGGCGGAGAAGAAAAAGATGCACTTCCTAAGTTTGCAACACCGGACTCCGTAAAAGTCTATGCGGATTTAGTAGCTCCAATTTTTGAGGCTAAATGTATAGGTTGCCATAATGATGAAATAAAAAGAGGCGGACTTAACATGAGTCACCCTGATTCATTACGAATGGGCGGTGATACCGAAAACATTGTTGCCGCTGGCAACACGGAGGGAAGCGAATTGTTCAAAAGAATTACACTTCCGCCTAAAAATATAAAATTCATGCCCCCTACCAACAACGCACTCACATATGATGAGATTAAAACCGTAGAGTGGTGGATCGAGCAAGGCGCCCCTTTTGAAGGTTCCCTTGCTAGTTTAAAGGTTACCGAAAATATTAAACCTATTTTACTAAGAAGATATGGTATTGATACAAATCCAAAGCCATGGTATGAAACCGTACAACTTCAAAAGTTAGATAGCACAAAACTTTCTATATTAGCACAAACTGGTTTTCAAGTTAAAACTTTAGGTCCTGACAATTCCTTACTGGACATTAAATACTCAGGTTCCGATCTTACTAAAGAGAAGCTCTCTGAGCTTGAAAAAGTAAAAGAATACGTTACTTGGCTATCCCTTGCCAATAGTAATGTTTCTGATGAATGGCTTTCTAGCGTTTCGCAATTCACTAACCTGACCCGTTTGGAACTAGAGAAAACAGAAATATCAGATAAGGGAGTAGCACATTTATCTGGATTAGAGCATTTAGAGGCGCTTAATCTTTACGGCACCAAAGTAACCGATGCCTGCCTTCCCCATATAGAGAAAATCAACAGCCTTAAGCGCGTTTATCTTTGGCAAACAGGCGTAAGCCCACAAACTGCCAAAAGCACGCAAGAAAACAACGAGAAGTTAAAAATTGTAATTGGAAAAGGCTAG
- a CDS encoding RNA polymerase sigma factor produces the protein METEVQPESLSDEELVRKIARQNDALLFAVLYDRYAQRVYNKCYSFANSQAEAQDLTQDVFLMLFVKLSSFKGKSKFSTWVYAFTYNFCVNYLNRNKQRLMSDKSDSISQSTKPISVVDDDTEIANMRSEKLKKALELVDPEDKKILLLKYQDDISIKELTSILDIGESAVKMRLKRAKSRIVEAYNKIP, from the coding sequence TTGGAAACAGAAGTACAACCGGAATCATTATCGGATGAAGAACTTGTTCGTAAGATAGCTAGGCAAAATGATGCTTTGCTTTTTGCGGTACTTTATGATAGGTATGCGCAAAGAGTGTATAATAAGTGCTATAGTTTTGCTAATTCGCAGGCCGAAGCGCAGGATTTGACTCAAGATGTGTTTTTGATGCTTTTTGTTAAGCTTTCAAGCTTTAAAGGGAAGTCCAAATTTTCTACTTGGGTGTATGCTTTTACCTATAATTTTTGTGTAAACTATTTAAATAGGAATAAGCAACGATTAATGAGTGATAAATCCGACTCTATTTCCCAATCAACTAAACCTATATCGGTGGTAGATGATGATACGGAAATAGCTAATATGCGTTCGGAAAAACTCAAAAAGGCCTTGGAATTGGTAGATCCTGAGGATAAGAAAATATTGCTTTTAAAATATCAAGACGATATCTCTATAAAAGAGCTGACCTCAATATTGGATATTGGGGAAAGCGCGGTTAAAATGAGATTGAAACGGGCAAAGTCTAGGATAGTGGAAGCTTATAATAAAATACCATAA
- a CDS encoding mechanosensitive ion channel family protein yields the protein MDKVSEWKNLTFNTLSTIVADIASALPNILGAIVILLIGWAISKVVRFILKKVFKIAQLSKVSDKINEARLFGDSNVKIDIEKVLLQFVKYILLLVFIIVAADIVELTIISQEIANLLRYLPILLSAMVIFMIGLYAAKLIKSALKGVFDSMGFGGGKLVSSIVFYIIVIFVTITALNQAGIDTSMFTSNFTLILGAFLLAFALGLGLGSRNVVESLLKTFYARKSYAAGDKIKFADIEGTIVAIDSISVTLNTKEGKLIVPIKEIVENRVKLE from the coding sequence ATGGATAAAGTTTCAGAGTGGAAAAATTTAACCTTTAATACCTTAAGCACCATTGTGGCGGATATAGCTTCTGCACTGCCTAATATCTTAGGAGCTATCGTTATTTTATTAATAGGGTGGGCCATTAGTAAAGTAGTGCGCTTTATTTTGAAAAAAGTATTCAAGATTGCACAATTAAGTAAAGTTTCGGATAAAATCAACGAAGCTAGATTGTTTGGAGATAGTAATGTAAAAATCGATATAGAAAAGGTCTTGCTTCAATTTGTGAAGTATATTCTTTTGCTTGTCTTTATTATTGTGGCGGCAGATATTGTGGAGTTGACCATTATTTCACAAGAGATTGCCAACCTATTGCGTTATTTGCCGATCTTGTTAAGTGCAATGGTCATTTTTATGATCGGACTGTATGCTGCCAAACTTATTAAATCTGCACTTAAGGGTGTTTTTGACTCTATGGGCTTTGGAGGTGGAAAGCTTGTTAGTAGCATTGTTTTCTATATTATCGTAATTTTTGTAACTATAACTGCCTTAAATCAGGCAGGCATAGATACATCTATGTTCACCAGTAACTTCACACTTATATTAGGGGCTTTCTTATTGGCTTTTGCTCTAGGATTAGGGCTAGGGTCTAGAAATGTGGTAGAAAGTCTTCTGAAGACATTTTATGCAAGAAAAAGTTATGCTGCGGGAGATAAAATTAAATTTGCAGATATAGAAGGTACTATTGTAGCTATAGATAGTATTAGCGTGACCTTGAATACCAAGGAAGGGAAGCTGATAGTGCCTATTAAAGAGATTGTAGAAAACCGAGTTAAGTTGGAGTAA
- a CDS encoding UDP-N-acetylmuramoyl-tripeptide--D-alanyl-D-alanine ligase, with protein MKTAQLHSIFLEFPEICTDTRKIKENSIFFALKGDNFNGNKYASEALKNGAAYAVIDEKEFAISDQHILVDDVLVALQELASFHRNYSGAKVIGLTGSNGKTTTKELINAVLSKKYRTIATKGNLNNHIGVPLTLLAIEEDTEIAIVEMGANHQKEIEFLCSLAQPDFGYITNFGKAHIEGFGSEEGVIKGKSELYDYLIKNGKHIFMNGDDSIQSQKLGSYIKKYGFSSDQKEFYTIEFLSANPFVKASVENQVIESQLIGSYNFTNCAAAILMGKYFNVPLTDIKTAIESYAPSNNRSQIITHKGHQIILDAYNANPTSMTAALNNFSQMEGESKIAFLGDMFELGSIASIEHGNIADLASQLNFDTTLVGENFNRISTNLKKHSSFDELKKSLKDKPLPPKSLILIKGSRGMALERILDYI; from the coding sequence ATGAAAACAGCGCAACTGCACAGCATCTTTTTAGAGTTCCCCGAAATCTGTACGGATACCAGAAAAATAAAGGAGAACAGTATTTTCTTTGCTTTAAAAGGAGACAACTTCAACGGAAACAAATATGCTTCCGAAGCTCTTAAGAATGGCGCCGCTTACGCTGTTATTGACGAAAAGGAATTCGCAATATCCGACCAACACATTTTAGTTGATGATGTTCTGGTAGCCTTGCAAGAACTAGCTTCTTTTCACCGGAATTATTCTGGCGCTAAAGTTATTGGTCTAACAGGAAGCAATGGAAAAACGACCACTAAAGAACTAATAAATGCGGTACTATCTAAAAAATATCGCACCATTGCCACCAAAGGCAATCTCAACAACCATATTGGCGTTCCGTTAACCCTACTTGCTATAGAAGAAGATACCGAAATTGCTATAGTTGAAATGGGAGCCAATCATCAAAAAGAAATTGAATTTTTGTGCAGTCTAGCACAACCGGATTTTGGATATATTACCAATTTTGGAAAAGCTCATATTGAAGGTTTTGGTAGTGAAGAAGGGGTTATCAAAGGAAAGAGCGAACTGTATGATTACCTAATTAAAAACGGTAAGCACATTTTTATGAACGGTGATGATTCTATTCAATCTCAAAAACTAGGTAGTTACATAAAAAAATATGGCTTCAGTTCAGATCAAAAAGAGTTTTATACCATAGAGTTTTTAAGTGCGAATCCATTTGTAAAAGCATCCGTGGAAAATCAGGTTATAGAATCGCAACTCATAGGTAGTTACAATTTCACAAACTGTGCTGCTGCCATTCTTATGGGAAAGTATTTTAATGTACCCCTAACAGATATAAAAACAGCCATAGAAAGCTACGCTCCTAGCAACAACCGTTCTCAGATCATTACTCATAAAGGACATCAAATTATTCTTGACGCCTATAATGCCAACCCTACCAGCATGACGGCCGCTCTAAACAATTTCTCCCAAATGGAAGGAGAATCTAAAATTGCCTTTTTAGGCGATATGTTTGAACTGGGAAGTATTGCCTCTATCGAGCATGGAAATATAGCTGATTTAGCTAGCCAGCTAAACTTTGATACGACCTTAGTGGGTGAAAATTTTAACCGTATTAGTACAAATCTAAAAAAACACAGTTCATTTGATGAACTTAAAAAAAGTTTAAAAGACAAACCGTTACCTCCAAAAAGCCTAATTCTAATTAAGGGATCTCGCGGTATGGCCTTGGAGCGAATTTTAGATTATATTTAA
- the gldJ gene encoding gliding motility lipoprotein GldJ gives MKKQFIKVVLSCAVLAGGFTVTSCKKSSSSKDVSRATGWKINAKEGGFQYNTDFKEQETAPGLVFVEGGTFTKGKVQDDVMHDWNNTPTSQHVQSFYMDETEVTNVMYLEYLDYLKSVYPPENPQYANIYKGALPDTLVWRNRLGFNETMTNNYLRHPAYAEYPVVGVNWVQATQFAEWRTDRVNEVMLEREGYLAKDAKYQAAQGEVAGTFSTEAYLNRPESVYNGQIDSLQGKAKKDSVNTFAKRSSGVIMPEYRLPTETEWEYAAQANQGNREYNNYRGRKKYPWEGDYTRNGQRVGRGDQLANFKQGKGDYGGIAGWSDDGADITAQVMSYKPNDLGLYDMAGNVAEWVADVYRPIVDDEVSDFNYYRGNIYMKTAIGEDGKVNILRDSVMYDTLPNGKIVAVNLPGEIKMVPVDEEETYLRTNFSSSDNRGYRDGDPGSSRFFDQFSDEDEEQDDSKKMYNSPKHSVERDSAGKLVRQYDQSNNRSTLINDEVRVYKGGSWRDRAYWLDPAQRRYLPQYMATDYIGFRCAMSRVGSKSKTKNKTPRGKKVR, from the coding sequence ATGAAAAAACAGTTTATCAAAGTTGTACTTTCTTGTGCAGTATTAGCTGGAGGTTTTACAGTTACTAGCTGTAAGAAATCTAGCTCTTCCAAAGATGTGTCGCGAGCCACAGGCTGGAAAATAAACGCCAAAGAAGGTGGTTTTCAATACAATACGGATTTCAAGGAACAAGAAACGGCGCCAGGCCTTGTATTTGTTGAAGGTGGTACGTTCACCAAGGGTAAAGTCCAAGATGATGTGATGCATGATTGGAACAACACCCCTACATCTCAACACGTACAGTCATTTTATATGGACGAGACCGAGGTAACCAATGTAATGTACTTGGAGTATCTTGATTATTTAAAAAGTGTTTACCCTCCGGAAAATCCGCAATATGCGAATATTTATAAAGGAGCCTTGCCCGATACTTTGGTTTGGAGAAACCGCTTAGGTTTTAACGAAACTATGACCAATAACTATTTGAGACATCCTGCTTACGCAGAATATCCTGTAGTTGGTGTTAACTGGGTTCAAGCAACACAATTTGCTGAATGGCGTACAGACCGTGTAAACGAAGTTATGCTAGAAAGAGAAGGATATTTGGCAAAAGATGCTAAATACCAAGCTGCACAAGGTGAGGTTGCAGGTACGTTCAGTACAGAAGCCTACCTTAACAGACCTGAATCAGTATATAACGGACAAATAGATTCTTTACAAGGGAAAGCTAAAAAAGACAGTGTAAATACATTCGCTAAAAGAAGTAGTGGTGTAATTATGCCAGAATATAGACTGCCAACGGAAACGGAGTGGGAATATGCCGCACAAGCTAACCAAGGTAACCGTGAGTACAACAATTACAGGGGTAGAAAAAAATACCCTTGGGAAGGCGATTATACTAGAAACGGACAACGTGTTGGTCGTGGTGATCAATTGGCCAACTTTAAACAAGGTAAAGGAGATTACGGCGGAATTGCCGGATGGTCTGATGATGGTGCCGATATTACTGCTCAAGTAATGTCTTACAAGCCTAATGACCTTGGTCTTTATGACATGGCAGGTAACGTTGCAGAATGGGTTGCTGATGTTTACAGACCAATAGTAGATGACGAAGTAAGTGATTTTAACTACTACCGTGGTAACATCTACATGAAAACTGCAATTGGTGAAGACGGTAAAGTCAACATCCTTAGAGATTCCGTAATGTATGACACCTTACCAAACGGAAAGATTGTTGCAGTGAACCTTCCAGGAGAAATTAAAATGGTTCCTGTAGACGAGGAAGAGACGTACTTAAGAACAAACTTCTCATCTAGTGACAACAGAGGATACCGTGATGGTGACCCAGGTTCTTCTAGATTCTTTGACCAATTTAGTGATGAAGACGAGGAGCAAGATGACAGCAAGAAAATGTACAACTCTCCTAAGCATAGTGTTGAACGTGATTCTGCAGGAAAATTGGTTAGACAATATGACCAATCAAACAATAGATCTACATTGATTAATGATGAAGTAAGAGTTTACAAAGGTGGATCATGGAGAGATCGCGCCTACTGGCTAGACCCAGCGCAAAGAAGGTATTTGCCACAATATATGGCTACTGACTATATTGGATTTAGATGTGCCATGTCTAGAGTAGGATCCAAGTCTAAAACAAAGAACAAAACACCAAGAGGCAAAAAAGTAAGATAA
- the porV gene encoding type IX secretion system outer membrane channel protein PorV, whose translation MKKLSILVLLVFACKISAQEAGDRVITTAVPFLNITADARAAGMGDLGVATSTDAYSQQWNPAKFAFAERKMGIGMGYTPYLSNAISGIGLLNASYFNKINDQSAFAVSLRYFTLGDIELRQTFDDVGTIVKPNELSFDGSYSLKLSPTFSMAVGGRYIRSNLKFQNDNNVDSKPGSTFAVDVAGFYRSREIAYNRFDGRWRGGFNISNLGGKIAYDENGQDNFIPTNLKFGFGFDFILDQDNVIGLTTEFNKLLVPTPQDFNDDGNLDSADNDEYQSIGFLSGVFKSFGDAPDGFSEELQEMTWALGAEYTYQDAFMFRTGYFNESDVKGFRKYFTLGAGFKFNSAQIDLSYLFSTSKVTNPVENSLRFSLTFNLGDEFYND comes from the coding sequence ATGAAAAAACTTTCTATTCTTGTTTTGCTTGTATTTGCTTGCAAAATATCGGCCCAAGAAGCAGGTGATCGAGTTATTACCACAGCAGTTCCCTTTTTAAACATTACAGCAGATGCCAGAGCGGCGGGTATGGGTGATTTAGGTGTAGCCACTTCAACCGATGCATATTCGCAACAATGGAACCCCGCGAAATTTGCATTCGCAGAACGCAAAATGGGTATTGGTATGGGGTATACTCCGTATTTGAGCAATGCTATTTCTGGTATAGGTCTTTTAAATGCCAGTTATTTTAATAAGATAAATGATCAGAGTGCGTTTGCGGTCAGTCTTCGCTACTTTACGTTGGGAGATATTGAGCTTAGACAAACTTTTGATGATGTAGGTACTATAGTTAAACCTAATGAATTATCTTTTGATGGGTCTTATTCCTTAAAATTGAGCCCTACATTTTCAATGGCTGTAGGGGGTAGATATATTAGGTCTAACCTCAAATTTCAAAATGACAATAATGTAGATTCCAAACCGGGAAGTACCTTTGCGGTAGACGTAGCCGGTTTTTATCGTTCAAGAGAAATCGCTTATAATAGGTTTGATGGTCGTTGGAGGGGTGGTTTTAATATCTCTAACTTAGGAGGTAAAATTGCTTATGACGAAAACGGGCAAGATAACTTCATCCCGACTAATTTAAAGTTTGGTTTTGGTTTTGATTTTATTCTTGATCAAGACAACGTAATTGGTCTTACAACAGAATTCAATAAACTGTTGGTGCCAACTCCACAGGATTTTAATGACGATGGAAATTTAGATTCAGCAGATAATGATGAATATCAGAGTATTGGGTTCTTAAGTGGTGTGTTTAAATCTTTTGGGGACGCTCCTGACGGTTTTAGTGAAGAGCTTCAAGAAATGACTTGGGCCTTAGGTGCTGAATATACATACCAAGATGCTTTTATGTTCCGTACGGGATATTTTAATGAGAGTGATGTAAAAGGCTTTAGAAAGTACTTTACACTTGGTGCAGGTTTTAAATTTAACTCCGCTCAAATAGACCTTTCATACTTGTTTTCTACATCTAAAGTTACTAACCCAGTGGAAAATTCATTGCGCTTTTCTTTGACTTTTAATTTAGGAGACGAGTTTTACAATGATTAA
- the cdd gene encoding cytidine deaminase — MQKQNITFELSIFDSIDELSAEDNKLMNDAVAARGDAYAPYSNFQVGVAILLENGVVVTGNNQENASYPSGLCAERVAIFYAGAKYPGVGIQTIAITATSINHVLTDPAAPCGNCRQAISEYEVKQKKPIALMMMGEKGKVFKCNSMADILPLGFNSSFL; from the coding sequence ATGCAAAAACAAAATATAACTTTTGAATTGAGCATTTTTGATTCAATTGACGAGCTTTCTGCCGAAGACAATAAGTTAATGAACGATGCGGTAGCCGCAAGAGGGGATGCTTATGCCCCGTATTCTAATTTTCAGGTTGGAGTTGCAATACTGTTGGAAAATGGCGTAGTTGTTACCGGTAACAACCAAGAAAATGCTTCTTATCCGTCAGGTTTGTGTGCGGAACGGGTGGCAATTTTTTATGCGGGAGCTAAATATCCTGGAGTAGGTATCCAGACAATAGCTATTACGGCTACATCCATTAATCATGTGTTGACAGATCCAGCTGCTCCATGCGGTAATTGCAGACAGGCTATATCTGAATATGAAGTGAAGCAGAAAAAGCCTATTGCCCTGATGATGATGGGGGAAAAGGGGAAGGTTTTTAAATGTAATTCTATGGCAGATATCTTACCATTAGGCTTTAATAGCTCTTTTTTGTAA
- the pdhA gene encoding pyruvate dehydrogenase (acetyl-transferring) E1 component subunit alpha, protein MKKITKEVYLKWYEDMLFWRKFEDKLAQVYIQQKVRGFLHLYNGQEAVLAGSLHAMDLTKDRMITAYRNHVQPIGMGVDPKKVMAELYGKVTGTSMGMGGSMHIFSKEHRFHGGHGIVGGQIPLGAGMAFGDKYAGRDNVTLCYMGDGAVRQGSFHEALNLAMLWRLPVVFICENNGYAMGTSVERTSYSTDIWKLGLGYEMPCGPVDGMDPVTVAQEVSKAVERARSGGGPTFLEMKTYRYRGHSMSDAQHYRTKEEVKEYQKIDPITQVLDIIKENEYASEDDIKAIDKKVKELVLECEKFADESDYPPVQQLYDMVYEQEDFPFVQHK, encoded by the coding sequence ATGAAAAAAATTACCAAAGAAGTATATCTTAAATGGTATGAAGATATGTTGTTCTGGCGCAAGTTCGAGGACAAGCTAGCACAGGTCTACATTCAGCAAAAAGTTAGAGGTTTTTTACACTTGTATAATGGTCAAGAAGCTGTTCTGGCTGGCTCATTGCATGCAATGGACTTAACCAAAGACCGTATGATTACGGCTTATAGGAACCACGTTCAACCAATTGGTATGGGTGTTGATCCTAAAAAAGTGATGGCAGAGTTATATGGTAAGGTTACAGGTACCTCTATGGGTATGGGAGGATCAATGCATATATTTTCTAAGGAACATCGTTTTCATGGAGGTCATGGTATCGTTGGAGGTCAAATTCCTTTAGGTGCTGGTATGGCTTTTGGAGACAAGTACGCAGGTAGGGATAATGTTACTTTGTGTTATATGGGCGATGGTGCTGTGCGCCAAGGTTCGTTTCACGAAGCATTGAACTTGGCTATGCTGTGGCGGCTTCCGGTGGTTTTCATTTGTGAGAACAATGGGTATGCCATGGGTACATCAGTAGAAAGAACATCGTATTCCACAGATATATGGAAATTGGGCTTAGGGTATGAAATGCCTTGTGGTCCTGTAGATGGTATGGATCCTGTAACTGTAGCTCAAGAGGTTAGTAAAGCTGTAGAAAGAGCACGCTCTGGTGGTGGACCAACTTTCCTTGAGATGAAAACATATAGATATAGAGGTCACTCCATGTCCGATGCCCAACACTACAGAACAAAAGAAGAAGTAAAGGAATATCAAAAGATAGACCCTATTACTCAGGTTCTCGATATTATTAAAGAGAACGAGTACGCGTCAGAAGACGATATAAAGGCAATAGACAAGAAGGTGAAAGAGTTGGTTTTGGAATGTGAAAAATTCGCAGATGAATCCGACTATCCACCAGTACAGCAATTGTACGATATGGTCTATGAGCAAGAAGATTTTCCGTTTGTACAACATAAATAA